From the Arvicola amphibius chromosome 2, mArvAmp1.2, whole genome shotgun sequence genome, one window contains:
- the LOC119807747 gene encoding olfactory receptor 2A5, with translation MTENQTWVPEFILQGFQLSPRIQMLLCGLFSLFYTFTLLGNGVILGLIWLDSRLHTPMYFFLSHLAIVDISYASNNVPKMLANLLHKKKTISFAPCIMQTFLYMAFAHTECLVLVMMSCDRYVAICHPLQYSVFMGWKVCTIMAVVSWACGSLLALVHVILILRLPFCGPHEISHFFCEILSVLKLACADTTLNQIVIFAASVFILVGPLCLVLVSYTRILMAILRIQSGEGRRKAFSTCSSHLCVVGLFFGSAIVMYMAPKSQNPETQQKILSLFYSLFNPMLNPLIYSLRNAEVKGAVNRVLWKQRSR, from the coding sequence ATGACAGAGAACCAGACATGGGTCCCAGAGTTCATCCTGCAGGGATTCCAACTCAGCCCCAGGATACAGATGCTTCTCTGTGGCCTCTTCTCCCTGTTCTATACTTTCACTCTGCTGGGAAATGGAGTCATTCTGGGGCTCATCTGGCTGGACTCCAGActgcacacccccatgtacttctttctctcccatttggcCATTGTTGATATCTCGTATGCTTCCAACAATGTCCCCAAGATGCTGGCAAACCTTCTTCAtaagaaaaaaactatttcttttgcCCCATGTATAATGCAGACATTTTTATACATGGCTTTTGCTCACACTGAGTGTCTCgtcctggtaatgatgtcctgtGATCGGTATGTGGCTATCTGCCACCCCttgcaatattctgtcttcatggGCTGGAAAGTGTGTACTATCATGGCTGTTGTTTCCTGGGCATGTGGCTCTCTCCTAGCCCTGGTCCATGTAATTCTCATCCTGAGGTTGCCCTTCTGTGGGCCCCACGAAATCAGTCACTTCTTCTGTGAAATCCTGTCTGTCCTCAAGCTGGCCTGTGCCGACACAACACTCAACCAAATTGTTATTTTTGCTGCTTCCGTGTTCATCTTAGTGGGACCCTTATGCTTGGTGCTGGTCTCCTACACACGCATTCTGATGGCCATCCTGAGAATCCAGTCAGGGGAGGGTCGCAGAAAGGCCTTTTccacctgctcctcccacctctgtgTGGTCGGGCTCTTCTTTGGCAGCGCCATCGTCATGTACATGGCTCCCAAGTCTCAGAACCCAGAGACACAGCAGAAGATCCTTTCCCTGTTTTACAGCCTTTTCAACCCCATGCTGAACCCCCtgatctacagcctgaggaacgcTGAGGTCAAGGGTGCTGTGAACCGAGTGTTGTGGAAACAGAGATCAAGGTGA
- the LOC119807361 gene encoding olfactory receptor 13-like, producing MGNQTSVTQFILLGFLLNRRLQKLLFTLFSLFYAFTLLGNGTIVGLICLDSRLRTPMYFFLSHLAIVDIAYACNTVPQMLVNLLDPTKPISFAGCMTQTFLFLTFAHTECLLLVVMSYDRYVAICHPLRYTAIMSWRICIILVATSWILGVLLALVHLVLLLPLPFCESQKVNHFFCEIIAVLKLACSDTHINEVMVLAGAVSVLVGPFSSIVVSYAHILCSILKIQSRQGRQKALSTCASHLCVVGLFYGTAIAMYIGPQHGNANEQKKYLLLFHSLFNPMLNPLIYSLRNKDVKYALRRMVMKDTSREH from the coding sequence ATGGGGAATCAGACTTCGGTTACACAGTTCATTCTTCTGGGATTTCTACTCAACCGAAGGTTGCAGAAGCTCCTCTTTACCCTCTTCTCCCTGTTCTACGCCTTCACCCTGCTGGGAAATGGGACAATAGTGGGGCTTATCTGTCTGGACTCGAGACTTCGtactcccatgtacttcttcctgtcCCACTTGGCCATCGTTGACATTGCTTATGCCTGCAACACCGTGCCCCAGATGCTGGTGAATCTTCTAGATCCAACCAAACCTATCTCCTTTGCTGGATGCATGACAcagacttttctctttttgacatttgcacacacagaatGTCTCCTTTTAGTGGTGATGTCCTATGATAGGTATGTGGCCATCTGCCACCCGCTCCGATACACTGCCATCATGAGCTGGAGAATTTGTATTATCCTGGTGGCAACTTCCTGGATTCTAGGAGTTCTCTTGGCCCTTGTCCATCTAGTATTACTGTTACCATTGCCCTTCTGTGaatctcaaaaagtaaatcaCTTTTTCTGTGAAATTATAGCTGTTCTCAAACTTGCCTGTTCAGACACCCACATCAATGAGGTCATGGTTTTGGCTGGGGCTGTGTCTGTGCTTGTGGGACCATTTTCTTCCATTGTGGTCTCCTATGCTCATATTCTGTGTTCCATCCTGAAGATCCAGTCACGCCAGGGACGCCAGAAAGCCTTGTCCACCTGTGCCTCCCATCTCTGTGTTGTCGGACTTTTTTATGGTACAGCCATTGCCATGTACATTGGCCCTCAACATGGGAATGCCAATGAGCAAAAGAAATATCTCTTGCTATTCCATAGCCTTTTCAATCCTATGCTCAATCCACTGATCTATAGTTTGAGGAACAAGGACGTCAAATATGCTCTGAGGAGGATGGTCATGAAGGATACTTCTCGAGAGCATTAA